The following are encoded in a window of Penicillium oxalicum strain HP7-1 chromosome II, whole genome shotgun sequence genomic DNA:
- a CDS encoding 26S proteasome regulatory subunit, whose amino-acid sequence MGDVAVENPANSVTPLPKPGALDALANLDSLEGAGADGNDEYATLKRLQRHLEYIQLQEEYIKDEQRSLKRELVRAQEEIKRIQSVPLVIGQFMEAIDQNTGIVQSSTGSNYVVRILSTLDREKLKPSSSVALHRHSNALVDILPPEADSSIAMLGENEKPDVTYADVGGLDMQKQEIREAVELPLTHFDLYRQIADRTTQVSIRLVVLLYGPPGTGKTMLVKAVANSTTASFIRVNGSEFVQKYLGEGPRMVRDVFRMARENSPAIIFIDEIDAIATKRFDAQTGADREVQRILLELLNQMDGFEQTSNVKVIMATNRADTLDPALLRPGRLDRKIEFPSLRDRRERRLIFSTIASKMSLSPEVDLDSLIVRNEPLSGAVIAAIMQEAGLRAVRKNRYNIIQSDLEDAYAAQVKSGHEDDRLDFYR is encoded by the exons ATGGGAGACGTCGCCGTGGAGAATCCGGCCAACAGCGTCACGCCTCTCCCGAAGCCGGGCGCCCTTGATGCCCTCGCCAACCTGGATTCGCTAGAGGGAGCTGGAGCGGACGGAAACGATGAATATGCCACCTTGAAACGGCTACAGAGACACTTGGA ATACATTCAGCTGCAGGAAGAATACATCAAGGACGAGCAAAG GAGTTTGAAGCGAGAGCTTGTCCGGGCACAAGAAGAGATCAAACGGATACAGAGCGTGCCATTGGTGATTGGACAGTTCATGGAGGCTATTGACCAGAA TACCGGCATCGTCCAAAGTTCAACCGGCTCTAATTACGTTGTCCGCATCCTGTCCACGCTTGATCGCGAGAAGTTGAAGCCCTCTTCATCGGTCGCACTCCACCGTCACTCCAACGCCCTGGTCGATATCCTCCCGCCCGAGGCAGACTCTTCAATTGCCATGCTGGGCGAGAACGAAAAGCCAGATGTGACTTATGCCGATGTGGGTGGTCTGGACATGCAAAAGCAAGAGATTCGGGAGGCGGTTGAGTTGCCATTGACGCATTTCGACCTCTACCGCCAGATCG CTGACCGGACCACACAGGTATCGATCCGCCTCGTGGTGTTGTTGTATGGTCCTCCTGGTACCGGCAAGACCATGTTGGTCAAGGCTGTGGCCaacagcaccaccgccagcTTCATTCGTGTGAATGGCTCTGAGTTTGTGCAGAAGTATTTGGGTGAAGGTCCGCGTATGGTCCGTGACGTCTTCCGTATGGCGCGGGAAAATTCGCccgccatcatcttcattgaCGAGATTGACGCCATCGCCACCAAACGTTTCGATGCCCAGACTGGTGCCGATCGTGAAGTGCAGCGTATTCTACTGGAGCTGCTGAACCAGATGGACGGCTTCGAGCAGACCAGTAATGTCAAGGTGATCATGGCCACCAACCGGGCCGATACTTTGGATCCGGCCTTGCTGCGTCCCGGTCGTTTGGATCGAAAGATTGAATTCCCCTCCCTGCGTGACCGTCGCGAACGCCGCCTTATCTTCTCCACCATTGCCTCGAAGATGTCGCTGTCTCCGGAGGTGGATCTGGACTCATTGATCGTCCGCAATGAACCGCTGTCGGGCGCCGTCATTGCCGCGATCATGCAAGAGGCCGGCCTTCGAGCAGTGCGCAAGAATCGATACAATATCATCCAGAGCGATCTGGAGGATGCGTATGCGGCGCAGGTCAAGAGTGGCCATGAGGATGATCG CCTCGACTTCTACCGTTAA